One Sulfoacidibacillus ferrooxidans DNA segment encodes these proteins:
- a CDS encoding methyltransferase family protein yields MHNRRTSFIWIPYGLVLWILVDVIPHRVWIPITFSRIWLAALGDSIVLIGMAWVLWARWTLGRNFTQAPVITETHRLITTGPYRVTRHPIYTGILAMLFGSMLFYGFGATVVILLATWGVFVVKLRAEERLLIERYVDKYIAYQQNTPQLIPIVRHLTINEKNR; encoded by the coding sequence ATGCATAACCGCCGAACATCGTTTATTTGGATACCATATGGCTTAGTGCTATGGATACTTGTTGATGTCATTCCGCACAGGGTGTGGATTCCGATTACATTCTCCCGGATTTGGCTGGCAGCCCTCGGGGATAGCATTGTGCTAATCGGTATGGCTTGGGTTCTGTGGGCTCGATGGACACTTGGGAGGAACTTCACTCAGGCACCAGTCATCACGGAGACACACCGACTTATAACAACTGGTCCATATCGGGTAACGCGTCACCCTATTTACACTGGAATACTCGCCATGCTTTTTGGTTCAATGCTGTTTTATGGGTTCGGGGCTACAGTAGTAATCCTACTAGCGACGTGGGGAGTCTTCGTGGTTAAACTGAGGGCTGAAGAGCGTTTGCTTATTGAGCGGTACGTTGATAAATATATAGCGTATCAGCAGAATACTCCACAATTGATACCAATTGTTCGACATTTAACTATCAATGAGAAGAATCGGTAA
- a CDS encoding GNAT family N-acetyltransferase, producing MQIRKISEDDSENYIELCKRLDRETKFMMLEPDERTANVQQQRNAINSLLAAGNSMVFVAEDDGNLVGYLGAYGGEFRRNKHKVYIVIGILQEHAGKGIGTALFTHTEKWARQIGVRRLELTVMVHNEAGLALYKKVGFTIEGTARNSMLVDGKYVDEYYMAKILS from the coding sequence ATGCAAATTCGTAAAATCAGTGAGGACGATTCGGAAAATTACATCGAACTGTGCAAAAGACTTGATAGGGAAACGAAATTCATGATGTTAGAACCTGATGAGCGTACTGCAAATGTTCAACAGCAGAGGAATGCCATCAATTCATTGTTAGCCGCTGGGAACAGCATGGTCTTTGTCGCGGAGGATGACGGTAATCTCGTAGGTTACTTGGGTGCGTACGGTGGAGAATTTCGAAGGAATAAACACAAGGTTTATATTGTCATTGGTATCTTACAGGAGCACGCAGGCAAAGGAATCGGGACAGCCTTATTCACACATACGGAGAAATGGGCAAGGCAGATTGGGGTCCGTCGTCTTGAATTAACTGTGATGGTGCATAACGAGGCTGGTCTGGCACTCTACAAGAAAGTGGGTTTTACAATAGAGGGGACCGCGAGAAACTCGATGCTCGTGGACGGTAAGTATGTCGATGAGTACTATATGGCGAAAATTCTTTCGTAG